gaagaattgcagagaaaaagccatttttgaaacagaaaacaaaaagaaaatgttcgagtgggcaaagaaacacagacattggacaacagataattggaaaagagtgttatggatcttaaccccattgagcttttgtgggatcagctagactgtaaggtgtgtgagaagtgcccgacaagacagccacatctatggcaaatgctacaggaagtgtggggtgaaatgtcacctgagtatctggacaaactgacagctagaatgccaaggatctgcaaagatgtcattgctgcacctggaggatttttggatgagaactctttgaagtagtttaagtttaagtttttcaaattgtaatagtaatttttcacattattaatgtcctgactatacattgtgatcagttgaatgccactttggtggataaaagtaccaatttctttccataagagcaaaatctgtactttattccaaacttttggccgccagtgtgtgtgtgtgtatatatatatatatatatatatatatatatatatatatacacacattagaCTGCCTGTAACGTTTTTACCATACATTttcagtgaatttctggcaaccacagctggtagttgttttttttttactgtacattttataggaTATATACAAGATAAGTCTAGAGACATTTTGACTCTATATGATGTGATTTGTAAAAAAAGATGTTGTATTAGCCTACTAGCAATTTGAGCATTAATGTTGCAATATACTGTCCTCATGTAATCGCATGCTATGTGTGAACAGAAAAGTAATGCAAATTCTTATCAATTCAGCATCATACTAATGTACACACATGAATAGGGCAACTGTAAGTCTGATCCTCTACAAAAATATTATAAGGCCAATATTTGCCGTCTCATCATTATCTGTCCATGTACAGCCATTAAAGAAAAACAGACTGTATTTCCACAATTTGTATCTTCCACTCAGTGTAATGATCCATGGCGAAGTCATGTGAACTAGTATATCAGCTTTCTGCAGGCATTTTTTGTGCTCTCAGCCACCCCATTTCCCGCAATGTTCATTCAATACCTGCTGTCTTCTTCCCTTTGGAGATGCATTATGGAGTTAACACACTGTCACAAGTGCTTCTTCTCTGCATCATTCATTATATGCATGATACAATAATTGGCCAAAAATGGAATTattaaacattactgaccatttggaggtctctttttatgttttatatattacTAGTATACTTTATATACAGTGCAGACATTGGGAGATATAAGAACACGGCTCTGACTTGGACTCAATGGTTTCCATCTCAAATTTCTTGTTGGTTCCCATATCCTGCAGATATCTATTGAAATCTTAAAATCATTAGAAAagatactttttattattatttttttgtttgtttagacaCTTGAGAAAATCAGTACGAGAAGGAAGAGAGACGAATTCCAGTAACTGATGCTACTGAGTCTGAGTATGCAGTTCACACAGCCTGTCAAGAGCATACTTAAAACAGGTATAGGTACAGGAGAAAAGAAAGAACTTGTTTTGGCTTATCTTTTTAAATGGTAATGCTGACAGACATCATTAATCTTGCCAGTCTTGTCTAACAAGATTACCAGAGTTTCCATGTTCAATGaagcaaaaaaacaatacaaaaaacagcccATTATCTCCGCACAGAACCAGTTATTCATTATTCAGTGTAAACTGCTGAACATCTTTTCCCTTGACGGATACGGACGTCATTGCTACGCGCCTACTTTGCTGCGCCACGTCATATTCCACGCTCGCAGATGGGGTGAGCAGGGGGCGTTGCCCTTATTCCGACAAGCCCCGCCCTTAATTTGAGAAGCCGGTGGTTTAGCCGGTGGTTTAGCTGCACTAAGCacaacaaactgtgattggttaaAGGGCGGGACTTGTCGCAATACGAGTGGGACAAAAATAATAACGCAGAATAAGGAAGTGTTTATGTCATGCTGGAACATTGAAGCTTCCTATTACTGGATTCGAGTTACCAGGATCCATTCAAACGCTAGAATATTCTACATCCATATGTCTCCGTAAGTACATCACTGACTTAAATATAAATCGATATTATATGTGAATCTAAAGCAGGTTGATCGCGAGCTCTCTTGCCTTTTCATTGTACATATgggaatgtatatacagtatgtacagttagGGAATTAAGAATAAGGAGGGAGTTGAGGTTGATTTGCTCCCcggagcaaaaaataaaataaataaaaataaataaaaatgaataaataaataaataaataagtggatCGAAAATTAGGGATATAAGTTCATTTCAAATATTAAAACTAATATCATCAAATCACTGACGTCTTAATACATTGAGTGGTGAACTTTACTGTATTTTTGGGGCTCTCATAAATGGCTTTGTGATTATCGATTAGATTACTCAATAATTGCAATATTGTGATTTAATTTTTtcactcattcatttttttttttatttaaacagtgaTAATCACAAACACTTTGGTTAGATTAACTGCATGttaaactgtatatactgtatatattactttgGATTTGTAGTGAACAGTTGCATACTTCACTATCACTGTCAATAATACACTCAGAATATCCGAGATCCAAATAAGATGTCTTAAATTGCTGCTGTGTCCTATACTTTATTTCATAGTCTCTCTGATTTTTTCATGGACAGACACCTGTCGCTAGACACAACTTTgactttgaattgtaaatgtttggaTCACCAAAGTCCAGATTGTTATCAGTCACACATTTATTGACGGAAATGCTTGATCCTTGATAAAGCTGTATGAATGAAGTATCACTGATAATTTGTATGACATTGTATTATTTCATTCTAGGGCCTCAGGAATGTTGCTTGATGAGACCCCACTGTTCGATCCATCTCTCCTCACAGAGCTGGACTGGAGTAGCAACACTGTCCACTTCTCACCCCCAATTTCCCCCTCTCTGCCTGGGGAGAGTCTGGTCCTTCGACCTCTCTGTACTGCTGACTTAGACAGAGGTACCAGTTAACTTTTCAGTTCTGTTCAGTGATGTGCACTCTGCCCACTCATGTTTAGTGTCTCCAAACATCATATTCAACATATgttcattgttttgcatttttaggcTTCTATAAGGTCTTATCTCAGCTCACAGTAGCAGGGGATGTCACAGAGGAACAGTTTAAAGGTATCAGAAGCATACTGTAAATACTGCAGTGACAACCCGTTCACATATTGTGGTTTAAAAGGATTATTgtcaaatacaaattaaatagatAGCAAACGAAACTGTGATTTCATTGATTATTTCTTGATGATTtcgtgttaaagggatagtgacaatacccaaaatgaaaatactctcatcatttactcactcatatgccatcacagatgtgtatgactttcttctgcagaacacaaacgaagatttttagaataatatctcagctctgtaggtccatacaatgcaagtgaatggcgggaagacctttgaagctccaaaaatcacataaaggcagcataaaagtaatccataagactccagtggttaaatctgggttcagaagcgaaatgataggtgtgagtgagaaacagataattattgaagtccttttattactataaattctcctccctgcccaataggtggcgatatgcacgaagaatgcgtaTTGCCAAAAAGACaagaagtggagatttattgtaaaaaaggaattacatttttatctgtttctctcccacacttatcatattgctaatgaagagatggatttaaccactggagtcatatggattacttttatgcttcatctgctttttggagcttcaaaattttggttaaTATTCACATGCATTCTTTAGATATTCATTGCTGAGATTTTTTTcagtagaagaaaaaaagtcatacacatcagggatggcatgagggtgagtaaatgatgagagaattagaatttctgggtgaactatccctttaaactttaaGTGTACttacatttttcagcaaatttTGAACATATGAAGAGAAGTGGAGACTATTATGTCATAGTGGTGGAAGACACAAATCTTGGACAAATTGTTGCCACAGCAACACTTATCATAGAACACAAATTCATCCACGCTTGTGCAAAGGTACTTGATTGTTAAAAAATGCTGTTTGCAATTCAGTTTCTTATGACTGAGTTCTATATAATCGAGGCTTTTTGTATTTGTCAGAGGGGGCGTGTGGAGGAAGTGGTTGTGAGTGATGTATGCAGAGGGAAGCAACTTGGAAAACTGTGAGTTTGGGTTTTGAACACGCATCTTCATTCGTTTATATGATGGAATCCATTTAAAGATGATATTCATTGACATCAGTGTcagaattaacttttacattaaggg
This Myxocyprinus asiaticus isolate MX2 ecotype Aquarium Trade chromosome 20, UBuf_Myxa_2, whole genome shotgun sequence DNA region includes the following protein-coding sequences:
- the LOC127411203 gene encoding glucosamine 6-phosphate N-acetyltransferase-like is translated as MSCWNIEASYYWIRVTRIHSNARIFYIHMSPASGMLLDETPLFDPSLLTELDWSSNTVHFSPPISPSLPGESLVLRPLCTADLDRGFYKVLSQLTVAGDVTEEQFKANFEHMKRSGDYYVIVVEDTNLGQIVATATLIIEHKFIHACAKRGRVEEVVVSDVCRGKQLGKLLVSTLTLLSKKLQCYKVTLECAPKNVEFYKKFGYSASDETYMQCRFFELNRT